In Caballeronia insecticola, one DNA window encodes the following:
- a CDS encoding LysR substrate-binding domain-containing protein has translation MSQTTFDLAVLRSFVAGMDLGSFAKAADRVGRSTSAISAQIRKLEEQAGTTLFRKAGRGLALTDAGEVMLGYARRLVELNDEAAVAIRGVDLEGWIRLGLQEDFGEVVLPDVLGRFARAHPKVRIEARVARNTELLERIDTGQLDLALVWGASGVTDESNAAMIAEPIATPSMRWIASSTVPWQYDSGEPLPLIAFDRPCLFHSAAAAALDRAGIKWRVAFTSPSLAGLWAAAAAGLGVTVRTTYGLPSTMRALEDDESGLPALPSIPLALHRAAGSASPPVERLASLVMASVREAHVSSETALA, from the coding sequence ATGAGCCAGACGACATTCGATTTAGCCGTGCTGCGCAGCTTCGTCGCGGGCATGGACCTCGGCAGTTTCGCGAAAGCGGCGGATCGGGTCGGGCGCTCGACCTCGGCCATCAGCGCGCAGATCCGCAAGCTGGAGGAACAGGCGGGCACCACGCTCTTTCGCAAGGCCGGGCGCGGACTCGCGCTGACCGACGCGGGCGAGGTGATGCTCGGCTACGCGCGCCGCCTCGTCGAACTGAACGACGAAGCCGCCGTGGCAATTCGCGGCGTCGATCTGGAAGGCTGGATTCGGCTTGGGCTACAGGAGGATTTCGGCGAAGTCGTGCTGCCGGACGTGCTCGGCCGCTTCGCGCGGGCGCATCCGAAAGTGCGCATCGAAGCGCGCGTGGCCCGCAACACGGAACTGCTGGAGCGAATCGACACCGGACAGCTCGATCTCGCGCTCGTCTGGGGCGCGAGCGGCGTCACCGACGAAAGCAACGCCGCGATGATCGCCGAGCCGATCGCCACGCCGTCGATGCGCTGGATCGCGTCATCGACGGTGCCGTGGCAATACGATTCCGGCGAGCCGTTGCCGCTCATCGCGTTCGATCGTCCGTGCCTGTTTCACAGCGCGGCGGCGGCGGCGCTGGATCGCGCGGGCATCAAGTGGCGGGTGGCGTTCACGAGCCCGAGTCTGGCGGGATTGTGGGCCGCAGCGGCGGCGGGTCTCGGTGTGACGGTACGCACGACCTACGGATTGCCGTCGACGATGCGCGCACTCGAAGACGATGAATCCGGGCTGCCCGCGCTGCCTTCGATTCCGCTGGCGCTGCATCGCGCGGCGGGAAGTGCGTCGCCGCCGGTGGAGCGGCTGGCGTCGCTGGTGATGGCGTCGGTGCGGGAAGCGCACGTTTCGTCGGAAACGGCGCTCGCCTGA
- the folE2 gene encoding GTP cyclohydrolase FolE2, which yields MNQMNPAFVMPDVQSTPDTRQIAISRVGVKGVRHPLSVRTASGVQPSIGVWNLDVHLPAEQKGTHMSRFVALLEENREPLDQAALRTLLAAMLTKLEAHSGRIEVSLPYFVMKTAPVSGVQSLLDYEVTFIAEKRDGQTRMSMKVLVPVTSLCPCSKQISQYGAHNQRSHVTITAELAGEVAVEELIRIAEEEASCELWGLLKRPDEKFVTERAYENPKFVEDLVRDVATRLNADARIVAYVLEAENFESIHNHSAYAVIESTRRDA from the coding sequence ATGAATCAGATGAATCCCGCCTTCGTGATGCCCGACGTTCAAAGCACGCCCGACACGCGTCAGATCGCGATTTCCCGCGTCGGTGTGAAAGGCGTGCGGCATCCGTTGTCGGTGCGCACGGCGAGCGGCGTGCAGCCGAGCATCGGCGTGTGGAATCTGGACGTGCATCTGCCCGCTGAGCAAAAGGGCACGCACATGTCGCGCTTCGTCGCGCTGCTCGAAGAGAACCGCGAGCCGCTCGATCAGGCCGCGCTGCGCACGCTGCTCGCCGCGATGCTGACGAAGCTCGAAGCGCATTCGGGGCGCATCGAAGTGAGCCTGCCGTACTTCGTGATGAAGACCGCGCCGGTGTCCGGCGTGCAGAGCCTGCTCGATTACGAGGTGACGTTCATCGCCGAGAAGCGCGACGGACAGACGCGCATGTCGATGAAAGTGCTCGTGCCCGTCACGAGCCTGTGCCCGTGCTCTAAGCAGATTTCGCAATACGGCGCGCACAATCAACGCTCGCACGTGACGATCACGGCGGAACTGGCGGGCGAGGTTGCCGTGGAGGAATTGATTCGTATCGCCGAGGAAGAGGCGTCGTGCGAACTGTGGGGCTTGCTCAAGCGTCCCGACGAGAAGTTCGTGACCGAGCGCGCGTACGAAAACCCGAAGTTCGTCGAAGATCTCGTGCGCGACGTCGCGACGCGCCTGAACGCGGATGCGCGCATCGTCGCGTATGTGCTCGAAGCCGAGAACTTCGAGTCGATCCACAATCACAGCGCGTATGCGGTGATCGAATCGACCCGGCGCGACGCCTAA
- the dxs gene encoding 1-deoxy-D-xylulose-5-phosphate synthase yields the protein MYDLLKSIDDPADLRALDRRQLQPLADELRAYVLDSVSQTGGHLSSNLGTVELTIALHYVFDTPADRIVWDVGHQTYPHKILTGRRDQMPGLRQLGGISGFPRRSESEYDTFGTAHSSTSISAALGMAVANKLQGDNRYSIAVIGDGAMTAGMAFEAMNNAGVADDLPLLVILNDNDMSISPPVGALNRHLARLMSGRFYAAARAGVERVLRAAPPMLDLARKLEEHAKGMIVPATLFEEFGFNYIGPIDGHDLDSLVPTLQNIKELRGPQFLHVVTKKGQGYKLAEADPVLYHGPGKFNPAEGIKPSTAPSKKTYTQVFGEWLCDAAAQDSRVVGITPAMREGSGMVEFEKRFPDRYFDVGIAEQHAVTFAGGLAADGMKPVVAIYSTFLQRGYDQLIHDVALQNLPVVFAIDRAGLVGADGATHAGNYDLAFLRCIPNMTVMAASDENECRQMLYTALQQPNPTAVRYPRGAGTGVATVKQMTAIPVGRGEIRRESSQKLGSGKRIAICAFGTMVAPSLAVAEELDLTVANMRFVKPIDADLLRELAATHDAIVTIEEGAIMGGAGSACVEALLASSVVKPVLQLGLPDTFIDHGDPAKLLASVGLDAGGIARSIRERFINAVESAHAGKLTKRVA from the coding sequence ATGTACGACCTGCTGAAATCCATCGACGATCCGGCCGATTTGCGCGCCCTCGATCGACGCCAACTGCAACCGCTCGCCGACGAGCTGAGAGCCTACGTGCTCGACAGCGTCTCGCAAACGGGCGGCCATCTGTCGTCCAATCTGGGCACGGTCGAGCTGACGATCGCGCTGCACTATGTGTTCGATACACCTGCTGACCGAATCGTCTGGGACGTCGGCCATCAGACGTATCCGCACAAGATCCTGACCGGCCGCCGCGACCAGATGCCCGGCTTGCGCCAGCTCGGCGGCATCTCCGGTTTCCCGCGCCGCAGCGAGTCCGAATACGACACCTTCGGCACCGCGCATTCGAGCACGTCGATTTCGGCGGCGCTCGGCATGGCGGTCGCCAACAAGCTGCAGGGCGACAACCGCTATTCGATCGCCGTGATCGGCGACGGCGCGATGACCGCCGGCATGGCCTTCGAGGCGATGAACAACGCGGGCGTCGCCGACGACCTGCCGCTGCTCGTCATCCTGAACGACAACGACATGTCGATTTCGCCGCCGGTCGGCGCGCTGAATCGCCATCTCGCGCGCCTGATGTCGGGCCGCTTCTACGCCGCCGCGCGCGCGGGCGTCGAACGCGTGCTGCGCGCCGCGCCGCCCATGCTCGACCTCGCGCGCAAGCTCGAAGAGCACGCGAAAGGCATGATCGTGCCGGCCACGCTGTTCGAAGAATTCGGCTTCAACTACATCGGGCCGATCGACGGCCACGATCTCGACTCGCTGGTCCCGACGCTGCAGAACATCAAGGAATTGCGCGGTCCGCAGTTCCTGCACGTCGTGACGAAGAAGGGCCAGGGCTACAAGCTCGCGGAAGCCGATCCGGTGCTCTATCACGGCCCGGGCAAGTTCAATCCGGCGGAAGGCATCAAGCCGTCGACGGCGCCGTCGAAGAAAACCTACACGCAAGTGTTCGGCGAATGGCTGTGCGACGCCGCCGCGCAGGATTCGCGCGTCGTCGGCATCACGCCGGCCATGCGCGAAGGCTCCGGCATGGTCGAGTTCGAGAAGCGCTTCCCGGACCGCTATTTCGATGTCGGCATCGCCGAGCAGCACGCCGTGACGTTCGCAGGCGGGCTGGCGGCAGACGGCATGAAGCCGGTCGTCGCGATCTACTCGACCTTCCTGCAACGCGGGTACGACCAGTTGATCCACGACGTCGCGCTGCAGAATCTGCCGGTCGTGTTCGCGATCGATCGTGCGGGCCTCGTCGGCGCGGACGGCGCGACGCACGCGGGCAACTACGATCTCGCGTTCCTGCGCTGCATCCCGAACATGACGGTGATGGCCGCATCGGACGAAAACGAGTGCCGCCAGATGCTCTACACGGCGTTGCAGCAGCCGAACCCGACGGCCGTGCGCTATCCGCGCGGCGCGGGCACGGGCGTCGCGACCGTCAAGCAGATGACCGCGATTCCTGTCGGCCGTGGCGAGATTCGCCGCGAGTCGTCGCAGAAGCTCGGTTCGGGCAAACGCATTGCGATTTGCGCGTTCGGCACGATGGTCGCGCCGTCGCTCGCCGTCGCGGAAGAACTCGATCTGACCGTGGCGAACATGCGCTTCGTGAAGCCAATCGACGCCGACTTGCTGCGCGAACTCGCCGCGACGCACGACGCCATCGTGACGATCGAAGAAGGCGCGATCATGGGCGGCGCGGGCTCGGCGTGTGTCGAAGCGCTGCTCGCAAGCTCGGTTGTCAAGCCTGTGCTGCAACTCGGTCTGCCGGACACGTTCATCGATCACGGCGATCCCGCGAAGCTGCTCGCGAGCGTCGGGCTGGATGCGGGCGGCATCGCCCGTTCGATCCGCGAGCGTTTCATCAACGCCGTCGAAAGTGCGCACGCAGGCAAGCTGACCAAGCGCGTCGCCTGA
- a CDS encoding polyprenyl synthetase family protein — protein sequence MTFEQWMRATLDRVETALEHYLPGTDTAPARLHEAMRYAVLGGGKRVRPLLVHAAGELTGASAHAAEAASAALEMIHVYSLVHDDMPAMDDDALRRGKPTVHVQYDEATALLVGDALQSQAFVALTAESNGLNDSQQAALVRELALASGSLGMAGGQAIDLESVGRKLSRPELETMHRKKTGALLRASVRMGALAGTPPGPAALAALDQYAAAIGLAFQVVDDILDVTADSATLGKTAGKDAQHDKPTYVSIIGLDASRELAAQLGRDAHAAIQTFGARGQRLAELADLVVNRVN from the coding sequence ATGACCTTCGAACAATGGATGCGCGCGACGCTCGACCGCGTCGAAACAGCGCTGGAACACTATCTTCCGGGCACCGACACCGCCCCGGCGCGGCTGCATGAGGCCATGCGCTATGCGGTGCTGGGCGGCGGCAAGCGCGTGCGCCCGCTGCTCGTCCACGCGGCCGGCGAACTGACCGGCGCGAGCGCGCACGCGGCGGAAGCGGCGAGCGCGGCGCTGGAAATGATTCACGTCTATTCGCTGGTGCATGACGACATGCCCGCCATGGACGACGACGCACTGCGCCGGGGTAAGCCCACGGTACACGTCCAATATGACGAAGCGACGGCACTGCTCGTCGGCGACGCGCTGCAATCGCAGGCGTTCGTCGCGCTGACGGCCGAAAGCAATGGTCTGAACGATAGCCAGCAGGCCGCGCTCGTGCGCGAACTGGCGCTCGCGAGCGGCTCGCTCGGCATGGCGGGCGGTCAGGCCATCGATCTGGAAAGCGTCGGCCGGAAGCTGTCGCGCCCGGAGCTCGAAACCATGCATCGCAAGAAAACGGGCGCGTTGCTGCGCGCGTCGGTGCGCATGGGCGCGCTGGCGGGTACGCCGCCCGGGCCCGCTGCGCTCGCGGCGCTCGACCAGTATGCTGCTGCAATCGGCCTCGCGTTTCAGGTGGTGGACGACATTTTGGACGTCACCGCCGACTCCGCGACGCTCGGCAAGACCGCCGGCAAGGACGCGCAGCACGACAAGCCGACCTACGTATCCATCATCGGCCTCGATGCGTCGCGCGAACTCGCCGCGCAGCTCGGCCGCGACGCGCACGCCGCCATCCAGACGTTCGGTGCACGCGGCCAGCGTCTGGCCGAGCTCGCCGATCTGGTCGTGAACCGCGTGAATTAA
- a CDS encoding exodeoxyribonuclease VII small subunit — translation MAKTAVQETGEATGADAPGAETARLPENYEAALAELESLVARMEEGALSLEESLAAYRRGAALVGFCQQQLEKVEQQVRVLDGETLKPLPAEVQRATQATGATNDNGDDDL, via the coding sequence ATGGCGAAAACCGCTGTTCAGGAAACAGGCGAGGCAACCGGCGCCGACGCGCCCGGCGCAGAGACTGCGCGGCTTCCGGAGAATTATGAAGCGGCCCTGGCCGAACTCGAATCGCTCGTGGCGCGCATGGAAGAGGGCGCGCTGAGTCTCGAGGAATCGCTTGCGGCATACCGCCGCGGCGCAGCGCTTGTGGGTTTTTGCCAACAGCAGCTCGAAAAAGTCGAGCAGCAGGTGCGCGTACTCGATGGCGAGACGCTCAAGCCGCTGCCCGCCGAGGTACAGCGCGCCACCCAGGCTACAGGAGCCACGAACGACAACGGGGACGACGACTTATGA
- a CDS encoding aromatic ring-hydroxylating oxygenase subunit alpha yields the protein MSNLSNALQLKAFHSQLPVTAYFDEALLTRELDTLFKQGPRYIGHELMVPEAGNYFALPGEGEGRVLVRNQQNNIELLSNVCRHRQAIMLNGRGSADNIVCPLHRWTYALNGQLLGAPHFADKPCLNLGQTPLQNWQGLLFEAEGRNVAADLAKLGTARHFDFSGFMFDHVEVHECNYNWKTFIEVYLEDYHVAPFHPGLGSFVSCDNLEWEFGDWYSVQTVGVHKNLEKPGSPTYRKWHDEVLRFRNGTPPEFGAIWMVYYPGLMIEWYPHVLVVSWLIPQGTQKTTNIVEFYYPEEIALFERDFIEAERAAYMETAREDDEIAERMDAGRRALMSRGENQVGPYQSPMESGMQHFHEFLRHQLGTL from the coding sequence ATGTCCAATCTGAGCAATGCATTGCAGCTAAAGGCATTTCATAGCCAGCTGCCAGTCACGGCTTACTTTGACGAAGCGCTTCTTACGCGCGAACTCGACACACTTTTCAAGCAGGGTCCACGCTACATCGGGCACGAACTCATGGTGCCCGAGGCGGGAAACTATTTCGCGCTCCCCGGCGAGGGCGAAGGGCGCGTGCTCGTCCGTAATCAGCAGAACAATATCGAACTGCTGTCGAACGTGTGCCGCCATCGTCAGGCGATCATGCTCAACGGCCGCGGCAGCGCGGACAACATCGTCTGCCCGCTGCATCGCTGGACCTATGCCCTGAATGGTCAGCTGCTCGGCGCGCCGCATTTCGCGGACAAGCCCTGTCTCAACCTCGGCCAGACGCCGCTGCAGAACTGGCAAGGCCTGCTCTTCGAGGCCGAGGGCCGCAATGTCGCGGCCGATCTCGCGAAGCTGGGCACGGCGCGCCATTTCGACTTCTCGGGCTTCATGTTCGATCACGTCGAAGTGCACGAGTGCAACTACAACTGGAAGACCTTCATCGAGGTCTATCTGGAGGATTATCACGTCGCGCCGTTCCATCCGGGGCTCGGCAGCTTCGTGTCGTGCGACAACCTCGAATGGGAATTCGGCGACTGGTACAGCGTGCAGACCGTGGGCGTCCACAAGAATCTGGAAAAGCCCGGCAGCCCGACCTATCGCAAATGGCACGATGAAGTCCTGCGCTTCCGTAACGGCACGCCGCCTGAGTTCGGCGCGATCTGGATGGTGTATTACCCCGGTCTGATGATCGAGTGGTATCCGCACGTGCTGGTCGTGTCGTGGCTGATTCCGCAGGGCACGCAGAAGACGACGAATATCGTCGAGTTCTATTACCCCGAGGAAATTGCGCTGTTCGAGCGCGATTTCATCGAGGCGGAGCGCGCCGCGTACATGGAAACCGCGCGCGAGGACGACGAGATCGCCGAGCGCATGGACGCCGGCCGGCGCGCGCTCATGTCGCGCGGCGAGAACCAGGTCGGTCCGTACCAAAGCCCGATGGAATCCGGCATGCAGCATTTCCACGAGTTTCTGCGGCATCAACTCGGGACCCTCTGA
- a CDS encoding sulfurtransferase encodes MPHTHYTTLISATNLAERLAAAPGSVLVFDCRFDLAAPQSGEAAYAQGHIPGAHYLHLDRDLSGGKTGTNGRHPLPERAALVAKLASFGLNEGQQVVAYDAQGGMYAARLWWLLRWLGHDSVAVLDGGLAAWEAAGKPLDAAVPPKTQGTFKAAAPLQVTIDAQAIERSIGTRDHLLIDARAADRYRGENETLDPVGGHIPGALNHFFKENLTAEGRFKTAHELREAFGSLIGATQPDRIVLQCGSGVTACHNALAMEIAGLHGAALYPGSWSEWSADPGRPVATGPKP; translated from the coding sequence ATGCCGCACACTCACTACACCACGCTCATTTCGGCGACGAATCTCGCCGAGCGCCTCGCCGCCGCTCCCGGCAGCGTGCTCGTTTTCGATTGCCGCTTCGATCTCGCCGCCCCGCAATCCGGTGAAGCGGCCTACGCCCAAGGGCATATTCCCGGCGCGCATTATCTTCATCTGGATCGCGATCTGTCGGGCGGGAAGACCGGCACGAACGGACGTCATCCGTTGCCGGAACGTGCGGCGCTCGTCGCGAAACTTGCGAGCTTCGGGCTGAACGAAGGCCAGCAAGTGGTCGCTTATGACGCGCAGGGCGGCATGTATGCCGCGCGCCTCTGGTGGCTGCTGCGCTGGCTGGGACACGACTCGGTCGCGGTGCTCGACGGCGGGCTGGCGGCATGGGAAGCCGCGGGCAAGCCGCTCGACGCCGCCGTGCCGCCCAAGACGCAAGGCACGTTCAAGGCGGCCGCGCCGCTTCAGGTGACCATCGACGCACAGGCAATCGAACGCAGCATCGGCACGCGCGATCATCTGTTGATCGATGCGCGCGCTGCCGATCGCTATCGCGGCGAGAACGAGACGCTCGATCCCGTCGGCGGGCATATTCCGGGCGCGCTCAATCACTTCTTCAAAGAGAATCTGACGGCGGAAGGCCGCTTCAAGACCGCGCACGAACTGCGCGAGGCGTTCGGCTCGCTGATCGGCGCGACGCAGCCGGACCGCATCGTTCTGCAATGCGGATCGGGCGTGACGGCGTGCCATAACGCGCTCGCGATGGAAATCGCCGGGCTCCACGGCGCGGCGCTGTATCCCGGCTCGTGGAGCGAATGGAGTGCCGATCCGGGCCGCCCCGTCGCGACGGGCCCGAAGCCTTAA
- a CDS encoding dienelactone hydrolase family protein — MLDPEVDSLIPHVPFNRRTFIKATFGTGFAAAVLPVSAQTIHTDDTGLEAGAIGIRGADGVLVPAYRAQPKGKTHLPVIIVIHEIFGVHEHIADVCRRFAKQGYLAIAPDLYTRQGDASAYKSMQQLNEQIVSKVSDAQVISDIDQTVKWADEHGGDPKRVGITGFCWGGRFAWLYAEHNPNLKAAVAWYGRLAGNKTEKTPINPIDLASQLKVPVLGLYGRQDQSIPQDTIEQMKQALANDPPPARNSQFVVYDDAPHAFFADYRPSYRKADAEDGWKRALAWFREHGVK, encoded by the coding sequence ATGCTAGACCCTGAAGTCGATAGCCTCATTCCGCACGTCCCGTTCAATCGACGCACCTTCATCAAGGCAACCTTCGGCACCGGCTTCGCGGCTGCGGTGCTGCCGGTCTCCGCGCAAACCATCCATACCGACGACACCGGTCTCGAAGCGGGCGCCATAGGCATTCGCGGCGCGGACGGTGTGCTCGTGCCGGCGTATCGCGCGCAGCCCAAGGGCAAGACACATCTGCCGGTGATTATCGTGATTCACGAGATTTTCGGCGTCCACGAGCATATCGCCGATGTCTGCCGGCGCTTCGCCAAGCAGGGCTATCTCGCCATCGCGCCGGACCTCTACACGCGTCAGGGCGATGCGTCGGCATACAAGTCGATGCAGCAACTCAACGAGCAGATCGTGTCGAAGGTGTCGGATGCGCAGGTGATCTCGGATATCGATCAGACCGTCAAATGGGCGGACGAGCACGGCGGCGATCCGAAGCGCGTGGGTATCACGGGTTTCTGCTGGGGCGGGCGCTTCGCGTGGCTCTACGCCGAGCACAATCCGAACTTGAAGGCGGCGGTGGCGTGGTACGGACGGCTCGCCGGCAACAAGACGGAGAAGACGCCGATCAATCCGATTGATCTCGCGAGCCAGTTGAAAGTGCCCGTGCTCGGGCTATACGGGCGGCAGGATCAGAGCATTCCGCAGGACACGATCGAGCAGATGAAGCAGGCGCTCGCCAACGATCCGCCGCCGGCCAGAAACTCGCAGTTCGTCGTCTACGACGACGCGCCGCATGCGTTCTTCGCGGATTATCGTCCGAGCTATCGCAAGGCGGACGCCGAGGACGGCTGGAAGCGCGCGCTCGCGTGGTTCCGCGAGCACGGCGTCAAGTAA